Proteins from a genomic interval of uncultured Methanocorpusculum sp.:
- a CDS encoding peptidase domain-containing protein — protein MKIQILLIGMLLLTACCVMPAGAADFSENAAKYTITPWYKFTDSSKAPPLYDTITQGEWKSHSYILPAGKTRIEIALSWGNTQNTLYMVITKPDGSSYEPYYDSFDGVANGVIPLTISGNIAEGQWTIYINGASVSGTQLYTLQFNAV, from the coding sequence ATGAAGATACAGATTCTTTTGATCGGCATGCTCCTTTTGACCGCATGCTGTGTAATGCCTGCGGGTGCAGCTGATTTTTCTGAGAATGCCGCAAAGTATACGATAACTCCCTGGTACAAATTTACCGATAGCAGCAAAGCTCCGCCGCTCTACGATACCATTACCCAAGGAGAATGGAAGAGTCACTCATATATCCTTCCTGCCGGTAAAACAAGAATTGAGATTGCTCTCTCATGGGGAAATACACAAAATACTCTCTACATGGTGATAACCAAACCGGATGGATCTTCCTATGAACCATATTACGATTCATTTGATGGAGTAGCAAATGGAGTGATTCCCCTTACTATAAGCGGAAATATTGCAGAGGGCCAATGGACAATCTACATTAATGGGGCATCGGTGAGCGGTACTCAGCTATATACTTTGCAATTCAATGCCGTTTAG